The Salegentibacter mishustinae genome includes a window with the following:
- a CDS encoding ABC1 kinase family protein gives MSVLPDHLLRYQKFIGFMLKYWNSDLFANTASKVMDGDSDETQNTYDQTPEELVEDLKNMGPTYIKMGQLLSTRPDLLPDAYLKALATLQDDVPAIPYEQVHHIVEEEIGTRISKAFESFDEKPLASASIGQVHKATLRSGQPVAVKIQRPGIKKQFLSDLDTLKELAEMAVKHSVTAQKYAFDDVLVELRRILLQELDYHREAQNLISLGENLKEFKDLIVPQPILDYSSGKVLTMEYIEGRKITSISPLKQIEVDYSPLVDQLLNAYLQQVINDGFVHADPHPGNIQFTKDDKIALIDLGMVARFSPAIKQYILELLLAISKNNGEETARVLLSMSEIKEDANLKYFKKTISDIIMDSEHSRAKDLQTGRLLIQLNRLAADNGIHIPVEVNILGKILLNMDQIIAVLDPDFDLRDAIKRHSHKIMRDKMYEELKPENFFSSVLASKKFIEYLPDRLNTISKNLSENEFEIKINAFDEKRVTDGFQKVANRITLGLIIAAMIIGASMLMQVPSDFTILGYPGLAMIFFLLAAIGGIILSYIIIFRDDNLNNKD, from the coding sequence ATGTCTGTACTGCCCGATCATCTTCTGCGATACCAGAAATTTATAGGCTTTATGCTAAAATACTGGAACAGCGATCTGTTTGCAAATACTGCTTCTAAAGTAATGGATGGGGATTCAGATGAAACCCAAAATACTTACGATCAAACTCCGGAAGAGCTGGTAGAAGATCTAAAAAATATGGGGCCTACTTACATAAAAATGGGTCAATTGCTTTCTACCCGGCCAGATCTTTTACCTGATGCCTATTTAAAAGCTCTGGCTACGTTGCAGGATGATGTTCCTGCTATTCCCTACGAGCAGGTTCATCATATTGTTGAGGAAGAGATAGGAACCAGAATTTCAAAAGCCTTTGAAAGTTTTGATGAAAAACCTTTGGCAAGTGCTTCTATTGGGCAGGTACATAAAGCTACCTTAAGATCGGGCCAACCCGTGGCGGTAAAGATTCAGAGACCTGGAATTAAAAAGCAGTTTCTTTCAGACTTAGACACTTTAAAAGAGCTTGCCGAGATGGCTGTTAAACACAGCGTTACCGCTCAAAAATATGCTTTCGATGATGTTTTAGTTGAATTAAGAAGAATTCTATTACAGGAATTAGATTACCATAGAGAAGCACAAAACCTAATTAGCCTCGGTGAAAATTTAAAAGAGTTTAAAGACCTAATTGTGCCGCAGCCAATCCTCGATTATTCTTCGGGTAAGGTGCTTACCATGGAATATATTGAAGGTCGCAAAATTACTTCTATTTCACCACTGAAACAAATTGAAGTAGACTATTCACCTTTAGTAGACCAGTTATTAAATGCTTATTTACAGCAGGTAATTAATGATGGCTTTGTACATGCCGATCCGCATCCTGGGAATATTCAGTTTACAAAAGACGATAAAATTGCGCTTATAGACCTTGGCATGGTGGCCCGCTTTAGCCCGGCAATCAAACAATATATTTTAGAGCTTTTACTGGCTATAAGTAAAAATAATGGCGAAGAAACTGCTCGGGTATTGCTAAGTATGAGCGAGATTAAAGAAGACGCTAATCTAAAATACTTTAAAAAAACTATTAGTGATATTATTATGGATAGTGAGCATAGCAGGGCTAAAGACTTGCAAACCGGCCGCTTACTAATTCAATTAAACCGACTCGCTGCTGACAATGGAATCCACATTCCGGTTGAAGTAAATATACTTGGAAAAATTCTTCTAAATATGGATCAAATTATCGCTGTTTTAGATCCAGATTTTGATCTTCGGGATGCTATTAAAAGACATTCTCATAAAATTATGCGCGATAAAATGTATGAAGAACTAAAGCCCGAAAACTTCTTCTCTTCTGTACTGGCATCAAAGAAATTCATAGAATATTTACCCGATCGGTTAAATACCATTTCAAAAAATCTTTCTGAAAATGAATTTGAAATTAAAATTAATGCTTTTGACGAAAAACGCGTGACCGATGGATTTCAAAAAGTAGCTAACCGCATTACCTTAGGTTTAATAATAGCCGCAATGATTATAGGCGCCTCCATGTTAATGCAAGTACCTTCAGATTTCACGATTCTAGGCTATCCCGGGCTCGCCATGATATTTTTTCTTCTGGCTGCAATTGGGGGCATTATTCTTAGTTATATCATTATTTTTAGGGACGATAATCTGAATAATAAAGATTAA
- a CDS encoding S10 family peptidase, with product MKNIFTSLFLLVFITTAWSQKVEIPVDTTVTTKHSVTINSKNIDYTATTGMQPLWNNDGEPIASLFYTYYKRSNIKNTENRPLVISFNGGPGSASVWMHIAYTGPRVLKIDDEGFPIQPYGIKENPHSILDVADIVYVNPVNTGFSRPIPDEEGEVDKEKFFGVDADVKYLAEWLNTFVSRNNRWLTPKYLIGESYGTTRISGLALELQNSQWMYLNGVILVSPTELGIERDGPVGIANRLPYFAAAAWYHDALPAELQNKELEDLLEEVENYTINELTPVLVKGGFTETSKKEAAAKKMAYYSGISKEVILQNNLDVDYRYFWKELKRKDGVTVGRLDSRYLGIDAKEAGDSPDYNAELTSWLHSFTPAINHYLRNDLNFETDLKYFMFGPVHPWDRSGNNTGENLRQAMAQNPNLDVLIQSGYFDGATTYFNAKYTMWQLDQSGKLKDRLSFKGYESGHMMYLRAEDLKNANEDIREFIENSLPEDGAPAKY from the coding sequence ATGAAGAATATTTTTACCTCTCTATTTTTACTTGTTTTTATAACAACGGCCTGGAGCCAAAAAGTTGAAATTCCTGTAGACACTACGGTAACTACAAAGCATTCGGTTACTATTAATTCAAAAAATATAGATTATACCGCTACCACGGGAATGCAGCCGCTTTGGAATAACGATGGCGAACCTATAGCAAGCCTTTTTTATACCTATTACAAAAGAAGTAATATAAAAAATACCGAAAACCGCCCTTTGGTTATTTCATTTAATGGCGGTCCAGGTTCGGCTTCGGTTTGGATGCATATTGCTTATACAGGGCCAAGAGTTTTAAAAATTGACGATGAAGGTTTCCCGATTCAACCCTACGGAATTAAAGAAAACCCACATTCTATTTTAGATGTTGCTGATATTGTTTATGTAAACCCTGTAAATACAGGTTTTTCGCGCCCTATTCCTGATGAAGAAGGGGAAGTAGATAAAGAAAAATTCTTTGGCGTAGATGCCGATGTAAAATATTTAGCCGAATGGTTAAACACGTTTGTAAGCCGAAATAATAGGTGGTTAACTCCAAAATATCTTATTGGTGAAAGCTACGGAACCACTCGTATTTCGGGATTGGCTTTGGAGCTTCAAAACAGCCAGTGGATGTATCTTAACGGAGTGATCCTGGTTTCTCCAACCGAATTGGGAATTGAGCGTGATGGCCCGGTAGGAATTGCAAACAGACTACCCTATTTTGCTGCTGCCGCCTGGTATCACGATGCTTTACCTGCCGAGCTTCAAAATAAAGAATTAGAAGACTTACTGGAAGAAGTAGAAAATTACACTATTAATGAGCTAACACCGGTACTTGTAAAAGGAGGTTTTACCGAAACTTCTAAAAAAGAAGCTGCAGCCAAAAAAATGGCCTATTATTCTGGAATTTCTAAGGAAGTAATTCTACAAAATAATCTGGATGTTGACTATCGCTATTTCTGGAAAGAATTAAAAAGAAAAGATGGTGTTACCGTGGGCAGACTTGACTCCAGGTATTTAGGAATAGATGCTAAAGAAGCCGGAGATTCGCCAGATTACAATGCTGAATTAACTTCCTGGTTACATTCGTTTACACCGGCAATAAATCACTATTTACGCAACGACCTTAATTTTGAAACCGATCTTAAGTATTTTATGTTTGGTCCCGTACATCCCTGGGATCGCAGTGGGAATAACACCGGTGAAAACCTGAGACAGGCAATGGCCCAAAACCCAAATCTGGATGTGTTGATTCAATCTGGATATTTTGACGGTGCTACAACTTATTTCAATGCAAAATATACCATGTGGCAGTTAGACCAAAGTGGTAAATTAAAAGATCGCTTAAGCTTTAAAGGATATGAAAGCGGACATATGATGTATTTAAGAGCCGAAGATCTTAAAAATGCTAATGAAGATATTCGGGAGTTTATAGAAAATAGTCTTCCTGAAGATGGCGCTCCTGCTAAATATTAA
- the thrC gene encoding threonine synthase, whose translation MKYRSLNDKNHKVSFEDAVVRGLAPGKALYFPEDIPKLSPDFFQNLDKYSKEEIAYEAIKAFVGDEIEKNSLQEILKKTLNFEFPVVPISENIGTLELFHGPTLAFKDVGAGFMAGCLGHFVKKGNLGKITVLVATSGDTGGAVANGFLGVEGIDVVILYPKGKVSEIQEKQLTTLGQNITALEVNGNFDDCQDMVKKAFSDSEISAKRQLTSANSINVARWLPQMFYYFFAYKQLAEKKAKLAFSVPSGNFGNICAGMLAKQMGLPIDHFIASNNENNVVTRYLKSKEYAPKQSVQTISNAMDVGTPSNFVRILELFDNEFNSLSQQLSSFSYSDDETRNAIKEVKQKYNYVMDPHGAVGYLGLQDFLAENPEYYGTFLETAHPVKFLETVEEVIGEKVEIPDSIKEVMNKEKKSFEISDYAELKDFLMR comes from the coding sequence ATGAAATACAGAAGTTTAAACGATAAAAACCATAAAGTTTCTTTTGAAGATGCGGTAGTTCGTGGTTTGGCTCCGGGAAAAGCGCTCTACTTTCCTGAAGACATTCCGAAGCTCTCCCCGGATTTTTTTCAAAACCTGGATAAATATTCAAAAGAAGAAATCGCTTATGAAGCCATAAAAGCTTTCGTAGGTGACGAAATTGAAAAAAATAGCCTGCAAGAAATTCTAAAAAAAACACTGAATTTTGAATTTCCGGTAGTGCCCATTTCAGAAAACATCGGGACACTGGAACTTTTCCATGGCCCAACTTTAGCATTCAAAGATGTGGGCGCCGGATTTATGGCGGGATGCCTTGGGCATTTTGTGAAAAAGGGAAATCTAGGTAAAATTACCGTATTGGTGGCTACTTCCGGGGACACCGGTGGTGCAGTTGCAAACGGGTTTCTAGGAGTTGAAGGGATAGATGTGGTAATCTTATATCCAAAAGGAAAAGTTAGTGAAATTCAGGAAAAACAACTTACTACCTTAGGTCAAAATATCACAGCGCTTGAAGTAAATGGTAATTTTGATGATTGCCAAGATATGGTTAAAAAAGCATTTTCTGATTCAGAAATAAGTGCGAAACGGCAATTAACCTCTGCAAATTCTATAAATGTAGCGAGATGGTTACCGCAAATGTTCTACTATTTCTTCGCTTACAAACAATTAGCTGAAAAGAAGGCAAAACTGGCCTTTTCGGTGCCTAGTGGAAACTTTGGGAATATTTGTGCTGGGATGCTGGCAAAGCAAATGGGATTGCCTATTGATCATTTTATTGCATCAAATAACGAAAATAATGTGGTGACACGTTATTTAAAGTCGAAGGAATATGCTCCAAAACAAAGCGTACAAACTATCTCTAACGCTATGGATGTTGGAACTCCAAGTAATTTTGTTAGGATTCTGGAATTGTTTGATAATGAATTTAATTCGCTGTCACAGCAACTTTCTTCCTTTAGTTATTCAGATGACGAAACTCGAAATGCTATAAAAGAGGTAAAGCAAAAGTATAATTATGTCATGGATCCTCACGGTGCAGTTGGGTATTTAGGACTCCAGGACTTTTTAGCTGAAAACCCTGAATATTATGGGACGTTTTTAGAAACTGCGCATCCGGTAAAATTCCTGGAAACTGTAGAAGAAGTGATAGGAGAGAAGGTAGAAATTCCGGATTCAATTAAAGAAGTGATGAATAAGGAAAAAAAATCCTTCGAAATTTCAGATTATGCTGAATTGAAGGATTTTTTGATGCGGTAA
- a CDS encoding homoserine kinase, translating to MDRIKLFAPATVANLSCGFDVLGCCLDGVGDEMIISKNSKQKLRITKIIGQNLPLEVNANVAGVSAEALLAELDEKQGFDIEIKKNIKAGSGIGSSAASATGAVFGINKLLGEPFTTNELIKFAMEGERLASGNAHADNVAPALLGGFSLVKSYEPLEILSLPSLPELRMLILHPLIELKTKDSRSIIKQNVELKKAISQWGNLAALVSALYTQDYNLLGRSLKDEIIEPVRSILIPYFDDLKALASANGALGFGISGSGPSVFALCKGDGVAEKVKSEFQEFYQDKNIDFDLHLSKINSEGIKIIN from the coding sequence ATGGATAGAATAAAACTTTTTGCTCCGGCAACCGTAGCCAACCTTTCTTGCGGCTTTGATGTTCTTGGTTGTTGTTTAGATGGAGTTGGAGATGAGATGATTATTTCTAAGAATTCAAAACAAAAATTAAGAATTACCAAAATTATCGGTCAGAATTTGCCTTTAGAGGTCAATGCAAATGTAGCCGGTGTTTCGGCAGAAGCTTTATTAGCTGAATTGGATGAAAAGCAGGGCTTTGATATAGAAATAAAGAAGAATATAAAAGCCGGAAGTGGCATTGGCAGTAGTGCAGCCAGTGCGACTGGAGCTGTATTCGGTATTAATAAATTACTTGGGGAACCTTTTACCACAAACGAGTTGATAAAATTTGCAATGGAAGGAGAACGCCTTGCCAGCGGGAATGCTCACGCCGATAATGTAGCACCGGCCTTGTTGGGTGGTTTTAGTCTCGTAAAGAGTTACGAACCTTTGGAAATACTAAGTTTACCAAGTTTGCCCGAATTACGAATGTTGATATTACATCCGTTAATTGAGCTAAAAACAAAAGATTCCCGATCTATTATTAAGCAGAATGTGGAATTAAAAAAAGCCATTAGTCAGTGGGGAAACCTTGCAGCCCTGGTAAGTGCACTTTATACCCAGGATTATAATCTTTTAGGTAGAAGTTTAAAAGATGAAATTATAGAACCTGTGCGCTCTATTTTGATTCCTTATTTCGACGATTTAAAAGCCTTAGCTTCAGCAAATGGAGCATTGGGTTTTGGTATTTCCGGTTCGGGACCTTCGGTTTTTGCTTTATGCAAAGGCGATGGTGTAGCTGAAAAGGTGAAATCCGAATTCCAGGAGTTTTATCAGGATAAAAATATAGATTTCGATCTTCATTTATCGAAAATCAATTCTGAAGGAATAAAAATAATCAACTAA
- the thrA gene encoding bifunctional aspartate kinase/homoserine dehydrogenase I, with protein sequence MKVLKFGGTSLASPERIKLVAKTVQKHLKEDKTLVVFSAFGGVTNDLLKMADLASKEDLAYKELLIKNEKRHLEAVKELIPVQAQSSILSKVKTELNRLETLYEGVYLLNELSNKTRHVVSGFGEVLSSLIIAEYFKNLGINSQYVDSRELIVCKNTNEKVQVNYQLTNTHIEKYFAEKDASLFIAPGFVSRNEQGVPSTLGRGGSDFTAALYGAALDVKEVLIYTDVNGMYTANPQIVPHAYSLKDISYQEAMELSHFGAKVLYPPTLQPLLDKQISIRIKNTFKPDEDGTLISRSSEKNFRWVTGITHIDSIKLLNIEGSGMVGIPGFSKRFFEVLFQENINVVLITQASSEHSICIAVKDDEAELAKEALDEAFEVEIQYKKIKPVEIEENVAIVALVGDRMKSHHGLSGKMFSALGNNNINIRAIAQGSSERNISAVIAKKDVKKALNTLHEQFFEVPSKELNLFITGVGNVGSKLLNQLKKQEKFLLENLRLKVRVHGLSNSRKMLFDENGIDLQNWEKALEKGEKADKAEFFKKVDSFNLRNSIFVDNTASAEISAWYKEYLANSVSVVTCNKIACADSFENYQELQNLAREYGASFLYETNVGAGLPIIDTLKNLVASGDRITKIQAVLSGSLNFVFNTYKAEEPFYKTVEMAMKEGYTEPDPKIDLSGVDVARKILILARESGHKMELEDIESEDFLSEDSLATTNNEDFFELLKKDEPKFQEIYKSAEEKGEQLKYVAQLENGKAVVGLQSVDAQHPFYNLSGSDNIVLFFTERYPEQPLIVKGAGAGAEVTASGIFADVIRIGKK encoded by the coding sequence ATGAAAGTCCTAAAATTCGGAGGTACCTCTTTGGCATCTCCAGAGCGAATAAAACTCGTAGCTAAAACTGTTCAGAAACATTTAAAAGAAGATAAAACTCTGGTTGTTTTTTCAGCTTTTGGTGGGGTGACAAATGATTTGCTGAAAATGGCAGATCTGGCTTCAAAAGAAGACCTTGCCTATAAAGAATTGCTCATAAAAAACGAAAAACGCCACCTGGAAGCAGTAAAAGAATTAATTCCTGTACAGGCACAAAGCAGTATTTTAAGCAAGGTGAAAACTGAGCTTAACAGGCTGGAAACTCTGTACGAAGGAGTCTATCTCTTAAACGAACTTTCTAATAAAACCCGACACGTAGTTTCTGGATTTGGGGAAGTTTTGTCTTCATTAATTATTGCTGAATATTTTAAAAATCTAGGTATAAACTCTCAATATGTTGATTCCAGAGAATTAATTGTCTGTAAAAACACCAACGAAAAAGTACAGGTCAATTATCAGTTAACCAATACTCATATTGAAAAGTACTTTGCCGAAAAAGACGCTTCTTTGTTTATCGCTCCCGGATTTGTCTCTAGAAATGAACAGGGTGTTCCAAGTACGCTTGGGCGTGGCGGATCAGATTTCACTGCTGCCTTGTATGGTGCCGCTTTAGATGTGAAAGAAGTACTGATTTATACCGATGTGAACGGTATGTACACAGCAAATCCGCAAATCGTACCACACGCTTATTCGCTAAAAGATATTTCGTACCAGGAAGCGATGGAGTTATCACATTTTGGAGCTAAAGTGCTTTATCCGCCAACCTTGCAGCCCTTATTAGACAAACAAATTAGTATTCGTATTAAAAATACCTTTAAACCCGATGAGGATGGAACTTTAATTTCCAGGTCTTCCGAAAAGAATTTTCGTTGGGTTACCGGGATCACCCATATAGATTCTATAAAGTTGCTAAATATTGAAGGCAGCGGAATGGTAGGTATTCCAGGTTTTTCCAAGCGCTTTTTTGAAGTACTTTTTCAGGAAAATATCAACGTGGTTTTAATTACCCAGGCGTCTTCAGAACATAGTATCTGTATCGCGGTAAAGGATGATGAAGCAGAGCTGGCCAAAGAAGCTTTAGATGAAGCTTTTGAGGTTGAGATTCAGTATAAAAAAATTAAACCGGTAGAAATCGAAGAAAATGTAGCAATTGTTGCGCTGGTTGGAGATAGGATGAAAAGTCATCACGGTTTAAGCGGAAAAATGTTTAGTGCATTAGGAAATAATAATATTAATATTCGTGCAATTGCACAGGGGTCTTCTGAAAGGAATATTTCAGCAGTTATCGCAAAGAAGGACGTAAAAAAAGCATTGAATACTTTACACGAACAATTCTTTGAAGTACCTTCTAAAGAACTAAATCTGTTTATTACAGGAGTTGGAAATGTTGGAAGTAAGCTATTGAATCAATTAAAAAAACAGGAGAAATTTCTACTGGAAAATTTAAGGTTGAAAGTTCGCGTACATGGGCTTTCAAATTCCAGGAAAATGCTTTTTGATGAAAATGGGATTGATCTTCAAAATTGGGAAAAAGCACTCGAAAAAGGAGAGAAAGCCGACAAAGCTGAATTCTTTAAAAAAGTGGATTCATTTAACCTGCGAAACAGCATTTTTGTAGATAATACGGCTAGTGCAGAAATTTCTGCCTGGTATAAAGAATATTTAGCGAATTCGGTCTCTGTAGTGACCTGTAATAAAATTGCCTGCGCAGATAGTTTTGAAAATTACCAGGAACTACAGAACCTGGCTAGGGAATATGGAGCATCATTTTTATATGAAACTAATGTAGGAGCAGGTTTGCCAATTATAGATACACTTAAAAATTTAGTGGCTTCAGGAGATAGAATTACTAAGATCCAGGCGGTGCTTTCAGGAAGTTTGAACTTTGTTTTTAATACGTATAAAGCTGAAGAACCTTTCTATAAAACCGTAGAAATGGCAATGAAAGAAGGCTATACCGAACCCGATCCTAAAATTGATCTTAGTGGAGTAGATGTAGCGCGAAAAATTCTAATTCTAGCCCGTGAAAGTGGTCATAAGATGGAATTGGAAGATATTGAAAGTGAAGATTTTCTATCAGAAGATAGTTTAGCGACTACCAATAATGAAGACTTCTTTGAATTACTGAAGAAAGATGAACCAAAATTCCAGGAAATATATAAATCGGCTGAAGAAAAAGGAGAGCAACTCAAATACGTAGCACAATTGGAAAATGGTAAAGCTGTGGTTGGTTTACAATCGGTAGATGCTCAACATCCATTTTATAATTTAAGTGGTAGCGACAATATTGTATTATTTTTCACCGAACGTTACCCAGAACAACCTTTAATTGTAAAAGGTGCCGGTGCCGGAGCTGAGGTTACTGCTTCAGGAATTTTTGCTGATGTGATAAGAATAGGAAAAAAATAG
- a CDS encoding endonuclease domain-containing protein, with the protein MLKRQQIHTRKELKEYRKFLRENMTLAEAFLWNFLKAKKLEGKRFTRQHSIGNYIVDFYCASEKLIVELDGQAHLNSTIEEKDFKRTRYLESLGFNVIRFENKMVFDFLPTVLKEIKDNFKTP; encoded by the coding sequence ATGCTGAAAAGACAACAAATTCATACGCGCAAGGAATTAAAGGAATACCGTAAGTTTCTAAGAGAAAATATGACTTTGGCTGAAGCTTTTCTGTGGAATTTTTTAAAAGCTAAAAAGCTTGAAGGAAAGAGGTTTACAAGACAACATAGCATAGGAAATTATATAGTAGATTTTTATTGTGCTTCAGAAAAATTAATTGTTGAATTAGATGGTCAAGCACATTTAAACAGTACAATAGAAGAAAAAGATTTTAAACGAACTAGATATTTAGAAAGTTTGGGCTTCAATGTTATTCGTTTTGAGAATAAAATGGTATTTGACTTTTTACCTACTGTTTTAAAAGAAATTAAAGATAATTTTAAAACCCCTTAA
- a CDS encoding vWA domain-containing protein, with amino-acid sequence MKKKDYRQGSGFVFNKFEAPDKSPFDRLFEVFKELITHTSGDLDEALDWLRQLDEEYKLTTEDYTLDDFVEDLKKKGYIKEESEDEGGGMAITAKTERAIRKQALDQIFGRLKKSASGSHRTNHVGRGDEHTGDFKAFQFGDAPDKISVTESLRNAQINHGIGDFNMTEEDLVVEETHYKSRMSTVLMIDLSHSMILYGEDRITPAKKVAMALAELITTRYPKDSLDIIVFGDDAWPVSIADLPYLKVGPYHTNTVAGLKLTMDILRRKRSTNRQIFMITDGKPSCLRERDGSYYKNSMGLDPYILGKCYTMARQARKLHIPITTFMIAKDPYLMQFVKEFTYANQGKAFYTGLKGLGEMIFEDYETNRKKRIRGN; translated from the coding sequence ATGAAGAAGAAAGATTACAGACAGGGCAGCGGATTTGTTTTTAATAAATTTGAAGCACCAGACAAATCGCCATTTGATAGATTGTTCGAGGTTTTCAAAGAATTGATAACCCATACTTCAGGCGATCTAGATGAAGCGCTGGATTGGCTAAGACAGCTTGATGAAGAATACAAACTAACCACAGAAGATTATACGCTAGATGATTTCGTTGAAGACCTTAAGAAAAAAGGTTATATCAAAGAAGAAAGTGAAGACGAAGGTGGTGGAATGGCCATTACCGCTAAAACTGAACGCGCTATTAGAAAGCAGGCCTTAGATCAAATCTTTGGAAGACTTAAAAAAAGCGCCTCTGGCAGTCATAGAACAAATCACGTAGGCCGGGGAGATGAACATACCGGCGATTTTAAGGCCTTTCAATTTGGAGATGCGCCAGATAAAATTTCGGTGACCGAAAGTCTGCGTAATGCACAAATTAATCACGGGATCGGAGATTTTAATATGACCGAAGAGGATTTGGTGGTAGAAGAAACCCATTACAAATCCCGAATGAGTACGGTATTAATGATAGATCTTAGCCACAGTATGATACTTTATGGCGAAGACCGAATTACTCCGGCAAAAAAAGTCGCCATGGCTCTAGCCGAATTAATCACTACCCGGTATCCAAAGGATAGCCTGGATATTATTGTCTTTGGTGACGATGCCTGGCCGGTTTCTATCGCCGATCTTCCTTATTTAAAAGTAGGGCCATATCATACCAATACCGTTGCAGGTTTAAAATTGACTATGGATATCTTAAGAAGAAAACGAAGTACCAATCGCCAAATTTTTATGATCACCGATGGAAAACCAAGTTGCCTTCGAGAACGGGATGGTTCTTATTATAAAAATAGTATGGGGCTGGATCCATATATTCTTGGAAAATGCTATACCATGGCAAGACAGGCCAGGAAATTACATATCCCCATCACTACATTTATGATCGCAAAAGACCCTTATTTAATGCAGTTTGTTAAAGAATTCACCTATGCAAACCAGGGTAAAGCATTTTATACAGGTCTTAAAGGCTTGGGTGAAATGATTTTTGAAGATTACGAAACTAATAGAAAAAAGAGAATTAGGGGGAATTAA
- a CDS encoding phosphatase PAP2 family protein — protein MRKIILSLLCLSLVFSTYAQDSPYKTNTWKDGAYIAGAVGLNVLGFTFIQNKESLTESELNALNKNDVWGIDRWAAGNYSEDADAVSYIPFYAALGMPLAFLPSEAERKNFGQISVLFVETMATTGVFYTMTAGLIDKSRPLVYNKDLPTSERAEGGAQRSFIAGHTAVASAGTFFAAKVFNDFHPDSKAIPYVWGGATGISALMGYLRIKAGKHFLTDNIAGFVVGAASGILIPELHKKGKENIDLYPTANFNVNGTGINTKGLALTYKF, from the coding sequence ATGAGAAAAATAATACTAAGCCTTTTATGTTTAAGCCTGGTTTTTAGCACTTATGCCCAGGATTCCCCCTATAAAACTAATACCTGGAAAGATGGTGCATATATTGCCGGTGCTGTTGGTTTAAACGTTTTAGGGTTTACTTTTATTCAAAATAAAGAATCACTAACCGAATCTGAACTTAATGCTCTTAATAAAAATGACGTTTGGGGAATAGACCGATGGGCAGCCGGAAATTACTCTGAAGATGCAGATGCTGTAAGCTATATTCCTTTTTATGCCGCGTTGGGAATGCCGCTCGCCTTTCTACCCAGCGAGGCCGAAAGAAAGAATTTTGGTCAAATAAGTGTTCTTTTTGTTGAAACTATGGCTACTACCGGAGTTTTCTATACTATGACGGCTGGTTTAATAGATAAAAGCAGACCATTAGTTTACAATAAAGATCTTCCTACTAGTGAGCGTGCTGAAGGTGGTGCCCAACGCTCCTTTATTGCGGGACATACAGCCGTTGCTTCTGCTGGAACTTTTTTCGCTGCCAAGGTTTTTAATGATTTTCATCCAGATTCTAAAGCAATACCCTATGTTTGGGGAGGCGCTACGGGAATTTCGGCACTAATGGGTTATTTGCGCATTAAAGCCGGGAAGCACTTTCTAACCGATAATATTGCCGGATTTGTAGTAGGAGCTGCCAGTGGTATTTTAATTCCCGAGTTACATAAAAAAGGCAAAGAAAATATTGATCTCTATCCCACTGCCAATTTTAATGTGAATGGCACTGGTATAAACACCAAGGGCCTTGCCCTAACCTATAAGTTTTAA